One stretch of Paenibacillus sp. AN1007 DNA includes these proteins:
- a CDS encoding trypsin-like peptidase domain-containing protein, whose translation MKRFVKRAASMMMVVVLSIGMTATAGAAASKSGMQAKVIDGQVYVNTKDVVKTFGGSGQYDAKSGMYTYKGSANIPKVIEKVSPSVVGIIGKTTESQSGTENDRYNLAHGTGVIIRSNGWIVTNAHVIDELVNPVVVTTDGNTYNITDSFSDPLSDLALIKIKAKSLKPAVFAKASQTSVGETVIAIGTPISFSLRNSATVGVISGLNRGVEASYRLIQTDTAINPGNSGGPLVNLKGEVVGINSMKFSAVGIESMGFSIPVDTVNFVIHQFFKYGTIKRASLGLELEESWSAIVGLPAEDPLTVTGVLSPEAEKAKIKEGDAIYSVAGKRVSSVVDINELLKAYLPGQKVKLLVQTDGDIVTRTLVLADRDSLQDESDESLLADEEE comes from the coding sequence ATGAAAAGGTTTGTAAAAAGGGCAGCATCCATGATGATGGTGGTAGTGCTCTCCATCGGTATGACAGCGACTGCTGGTGCGGCGGCATCCAAATCAGGTATGCAGGCCAAAGTCATTGACGGCCAAGTGTATGTGAATACCAAAGATGTGGTGAAGACATTCGGCGGCAGCGGACAATATGATGCCAAATCTGGCATGTATACGTACAAGGGAAGTGCAAACATCCCGAAAGTGATTGAGAAGGTATCTCCGTCCGTGGTGGGTATCATCGGCAAGACGACGGAAAGTCAGAGCGGGACGGAAAATGACCGTTATAATCTGGCACACGGCACGGGCGTTATTATTCGTTCTAACGGGTGGATTGTTACAAATGCCCATGTCATTGATGAATTGGTTAATCCAGTCGTAGTTACGACGGATGGTAATACATATAACATTACGGACTCATTCAGTGATCCGTTAAGTGATCTGGCACTGATTAAAATTAAAGCCAAATCACTAAAACCTGCAGTTTTTGCCAAGGCTTCACAGACATCCGTTGGGGAGACGGTCATTGCGATCGGTACGCCGATCTCTTTTTCACTTCGTAACTCGGCAACGGTTGGTGTAATCAGTGGTTTGAACCGGGGAGTCGAGGCATCCTACCGCTTAATTCAGACAGACACGGCCATTAATCCCGGCAATAGTGGTGGACCGCTGGTTAACCTGAAGGGTGAAGTTGTTGGCATCAACTCGATGAAATTCTCTGCTGTGGGCATTGAGAGTATGGGATTCTCCATTCCGGTGGATACCGTTAATTTTGTCATCCATCAATTTTTCAAATACGGCACCATCAAACGGGCAAGTCTCGGCCTTGAGCTGGAGGAAAGCTGGTCTGCGATTGTAGGCCTGCCTGCAGAAGATCCGTTGACCGTTACGGGTGTACTGAGCCCGGAAGCGGAGAAAGCCAAGATTAAGGAAGGCGATGCCATCTACAGTGTGGCGGGGAAACGTGTATCTTCCGTCGTAGATATCAATGAACTGCTTAAAGCCTACTTACCTGGACAAAAAGTAAAACTGCTGGTGCAGACCGATGGGGACATCGTTACCCGCACATTGGTACTTGCTGATCGGGATTCCCTCCAGGATGAGTCAGATGAGTCGCTTCTGGCAGATGAAGAAGAATAA
- a CDS encoding stalk domain-containing protein, translating into MKKSWLRVLSTGVLAGMLLAGTALPVWAADDMKTNELRVKAGSTRAFINGQKQNITKPLIVKGVTMVPVGVFKKAFGSEIRLEKNDVIKIKQGAHVAALTMGSSIAWIDGAKVEMGAAPNMVNGVLMVPLRPVAAGIGASLAPNSAGEIVIRLMQTGKGAEDEGGIDLDKGKTRIGNSYYGWSMHYPANLLVLQSSEQERMMTFGAADESYYLEVYVSEQNVSLDADDLLTQLVQVAKQAGDTVLDREAVSKGSKPYARIVVKDTDGMLWELRQYIHDGRQYDVYLADYQAFNYKDLSKHASLLNSFDPSYSPSDRTIKDLSTVEEGMRAAWNEDYGISLKVPAGWSMDNKSMTYEDEQGAYLQLRVTSAKSGATVKDWSDQLEKWMRETFTAESYQQIGSFTTEISGETAEVNEFRYNFGAGWQTEFDVLLQKNGYRYYAEYTFPEGKAADRAWFNQIMKSVEIDFDTVTDNFGQLDEDPYLTDKTKTITRTSKRYHYSVDIPRYWTPYSDRFESSPVIYTFTGGNFSIAASEDKSIEMTVSQLREAYAEAAKTRKSFSLIRSEELTFAGVPAFSFTYHEEDKGVPYTGSQIVFEKNGATYTITSGLNDANRTQVQAAMLEKAVNSFTFNK; encoded by the coding sequence ATGAAAAAGTCATGGTTACGCGTGCTGAGCACGGGGGTATTAGCGGGTATGCTGCTGGCTGGCACGGCTCTGCCGGTGTGGGCAGCCGACGATATGAAGACGAATGAGCTGCGGGTCAAAGCAGGCAGTACCCGTGCTTTTATCAATGGTCAGAAACAGAATATTACGAAACCCCTTATTGTTAAGGGAGTAACGATGGTGCCTGTCGGTGTGTTCAAGAAGGCATTTGGAAGTGAGATCCGGCTGGAGAAGAACGATGTCATTAAAATCAAGCAGGGAGCACACGTCGCAGCTTTGACGATGGGCAGTTCCATCGCCTGGATTGATGGAGCAAAAGTGGAGATGGGTGCTGCGCCGAATATGGTAAACGGTGTGCTGATGGTTCCTCTTCGTCCTGTAGCTGCAGGGATCGGTGCATCTCTTGCGCCGAACAGCGCGGGAGAGATCGTTATTCGTTTGATGCAGACGGGTAAAGGGGCTGAAGATGAGGGCGGTATAGATCTCGACAAGGGTAAAACAAGAATCGGTAACAGTTATTACGGCTGGTCGATGCATTATCCGGCTAATCTCCTTGTGCTTCAATCCAGTGAACAGGAACGGATGATGACGTTTGGTGCTGCGGACGAGAGCTATTATCTCGAAGTGTACGTTAGTGAACAGAATGTTTCGCTTGACGCAGATGACCTGCTGACACAGCTCGTGCAGGTGGCAAAACAGGCGGGCGATACGGTGTTGGATCGTGAAGCGGTATCGAAAGGCAGCAAACCGTATGCACGCATTGTCGTGAAAGATACGGACGGTATGTTATGGGAGCTGCGCCAATATATTCATGACGGGCGTCAATATGATGTGTATTTGGCCGATTATCAAGCGTTCAACTACAAAGATTTGAGCAAACACGCTTCGCTGCTCAACTCCTTTGATCCAAGCTACTCCCCGTCTGACCGTACAATCAAGGATCTCTCTACCGTGGAAGAAGGCATGCGCGCGGCATGGAATGAAGATTATGGAATTAGCTTAAAGGTTCCAGCTGGCTGGTCCATGGATAATAAAAGCATGACCTACGAAGATGAACAAGGTGCGTATCTGCAGCTTCGAGTGACTTCTGCGAAGTCTGGGGCAACCGTGAAAGACTGGAGTGATCAGCTCGAAAAGTGGATGCGTGAAACCTTTACTGCGGAGAGCTATCAGCAGATTGGTTCATTTACAACGGAAATCTCCGGGGAAACCGCTGAGGTCAATGAATTCCGCTATAACTTCGGGGCGGGCTGGCAGACCGAATTCGACGTTCTTTTGCAAAAAAACGGATATCGTTATTATGCCGAGTACACCTTCCCGGAAGGAAAAGCTGCTGACCGGGCATGGTTTAATCAAATCATGAAGAGTGTGGAGATTGATTTTGATACAGTAACGGATAACTTTGGCCAGCTGGACGAAGATCCATATTTGACAGATAAAACGAAGACGATCACGCGCACCTCCAAACGTTATCATTACAGCGTGGATATTCCGCGTTACTGGACACCGTACAGTGATCGGTTTGAGAGCTCACCTGTCATCTATACTTTCACGGGCGGTAACTTCTCTATTGCAGCCTCAGAAGACAAGTCGATTGAGATGACGGTTAGTCAGCTGAGAGAGGCATACGCAGAAGCAGCCAAAACCCGCAAGAGCTTTAGTCTGATCCGCAGTGAGGAACTTACTTTTGCAGGAGTGCCTGCGTTTTCCTTTACGTATCATGAAGAGGACAAGGGTGTGCCGTATACAGGGAGCCAGATTGTGTTTGAGAAAAATGGAGCCACATATACGATCACTAGTGGTCTGAACGATGCAAATCGTACGCAAGTACAGGCAGCCATGCTGGAAAAAGCAGTGAACTCATTTACTTTTAACAAATAA
- a CDS encoding DUF3656 domain-containing protein yields the protein MKTAALRREDVELLAPAGDWDCMRSAVANGADAIFFGVEKFNARARANNFRMDELPEIMAFLHSYGVKGFLTFNILIFENELKDAKELIDACVDAGVDAVIVQDLGLVKMIREISPDFPIHGSTQMTITSPEAVEFTKPFDMERVVLGRENNLKQIQKIGEQAKLPMEVFVHGALCVSYSGQCLTSEMWGGRSANRGECAQACRLPYDLMVDGVHQPMGDVAYLLSPKDLAAIDIMPELIEAGVTSFKIEGRLKTPEYVANVVSKYRKAIDRYFDGDNTRASREEIRELQQSFSRGFTHGFLDGINNKQLVDGTFPKSRGVYLGRVNQVLRDGVVLKLDAPVKRGDGIVFDAGDPTKKEEGGRVYDVRRKGVKIEGEAGEGWIVDIVPGRSDVDLRRVKVGDKVWKTNDPALDKRLRQSFETDKPYRVFPVKVKVIGSPGQPLSTWWTDVQKGTTVRVDSEMELDIAQKRPMTHELLEEQFGRLGGTVFQLEGLDVNLHGDVIIPMRELNNIRRQAVEQLAGERPKPPVYVKRAVDVYGDAVQPASPVARGQAELTALCRSLPQVEAALEAGVGMIYADFEFIKQFPAAVEAVHAAGGKIALATPRIHMPGENGYHNNILRLEPDAVLVRNTGALYFYLRHRRMNPDAKHPQLIGDFSLNIANHKAVELFLEAGCDWITPSYDLNIQQMVDLLGNSRTSQTEVVIHQHLPMFHTEHCVYCTFMSEGTDYTNCGRPCEEKRASLQDRIGMSHPVRVDEGCRNTVYNAVEQSGAEYLTNFMDLGVSRYRVEFLEETPEQVKEVIDLYNRALRGEISGTQVWKTLKATNQLGVTRGQLVK from the coding sequence ATGAAAACAGCAGCATTACGAAGAGAAGACGTTGAACTTCTGGCACCCGCAGGGGACTGGGATTGCATGCGTTCGGCGGTAGCCAACGGTGCGGATGCGATTTTCTTCGGGGTCGAAAAATTTAATGCACGGGCGCGCGCGAACAATTTCCGCATGGACGAGCTGCCGGAAATTATGGCGTTTTTGCACAGTTATGGCGTGAAAGGGTTTCTGACCTTTAATATATTGATTTTTGAAAATGAATTGAAAGATGCGAAGGAACTGATTGATGCCTGCGTGGATGCAGGTGTGGATGCAGTGATTGTACAGGACTTGGGTCTGGTCAAAATGATTCGTGAAATCTCGCCGGACTTCCCGATCCACGGTTCCACCCAGATGACGATTACGTCTCCTGAAGCGGTGGAGTTTACCAAGCCGTTTGACATGGAACGTGTCGTACTCGGACGAGAGAACAATCTGAAGCAGATTCAGAAAATCGGGGAACAGGCCAAACTTCCGATGGAAGTATTTGTGCACGGTGCACTCTGCGTATCCTACTCGGGTCAATGTCTGACTTCCGAAATGTGGGGTGGACGTTCCGCGAACCGTGGTGAATGTGCACAGGCCTGCCGTCTGCCGTATGACCTGATGGTGGATGGCGTTCACCAGCCGATGGGCGATGTAGCATATCTGTTGTCTCCGAAAGACCTGGCAGCGATTGATATCATGCCGGAACTGATTGAAGCGGGTGTGACGTCATTCAAAATTGAAGGCCGCCTCAAAACGCCTGAGTACGTGGCGAACGTGGTCAGCAAATACCGTAAAGCGATTGACCGTTATTTTGACGGTGATAATACACGGGCAAGCAGGGAAGAGATCCGTGAGCTGCAGCAGAGTTTCTCACGCGGATTCACACATGGGTTCCTGGACGGCATCAACAACAAACAGCTGGTAGACGGCACATTCCCGAAAAGCCGCGGCGTTTATCTTGGTCGTGTGAATCAAGTGCTTCGTGACGGTGTGGTTCTGAAACTGGACGCACCAGTGAAACGTGGAGACGGTATTGTGTTTGACGCCGGTGATCCAACGAAGAAAGAAGAAGGCGGACGCGTATATGATGTGCGCCGTAAAGGTGTAAAGATTGAAGGCGAAGCCGGCGAAGGCTGGATCGTGGACATCGTGCCAGGCCGCAGTGATGTGGATCTGCGCCGCGTAAAAGTGGGCGACAAGGTGTGGAAAACCAATGACCCTGCGCTCGACAAACGTCTGCGTCAGAGTTTTGAGACCGATAAGCCATACCGTGTCTTTCCGGTTAAAGTCAAAGTTATCGGCAGTCCGGGCCAGCCGCTCAGCACATGGTGGACCGATGTGCAGAAGGGAACGACCGTGCGCGTAGATTCGGAGATGGAACTGGACATTGCCCAGAAACGCCCGATGACCCATGAACTGCTCGAGGAGCAGTTCGGACGTCTCGGCGGCACCGTGTTCCAACTGGAGGGACTGGATGTCAACCTGCACGGTGACGTCATCATCCCGATGCGCGAGTTGAATAATATTCGCCGTCAGGCGGTCGAACAACTCGCGGGCGAGCGCCCGAAACCGCCCGTCTACGTGAAACGGGCAGTGGACGTGTACGGCGATGCGGTACAACCGGCATCTCCAGTGGCTCGCGGTCAAGCAGAGCTGACCGCGCTGTGCCGCAGCCTGCCGCAAGTGGAGGCAGCGCTGGAAGCGGGTGTCGGCATGATCTACGCCGACTTCGAGTTCATTAAACAGTTCCCGGCAGCGGTGGAAGCTGTACATGCTGCAGGCGGCAAGATTGCGCTGGCTACACCGCGTATTCATATGCCTGGCGAGAACGGCTATCACAACAATATCCTGCGTTTGGAGCCGGATGCGGTGCTCGTTCGCAACACAGGTGCGCTGTACTTCTATCTGCGTCATCGTAGAATGAATCCGGACGCGAAGCATCCACAGCTTATTGGTGACTTCTCCTTGAACATCGCCAACCACAAGGCCGTGGAATTGTTCCTAGAAGCAGGCTGCGACTGGATCACACCATCGTACGACCTGAACATTCAGCAGATGGTTGATCTGCTCGGTAACTCCCGTACAAGTCAGACTGAAGTTGTTATCCATCAGCATCTGCCGATGTTCCACACAGAGCACTGTGTGTACTGTACGTTCATGAGTGAAGGAACGGATTATACGAACTGCGGGCGTCCTTGCGAGGAAAAACGGGCATCCCTGCAGGACCGAATCGGGATGTCTCACCCGGTGCGGGTGGATGAAGGCTGCCGTAACACGGTCTATAACGCCGTAGAACAGTCTGGTGCCGAGTACCTGACCAACTTCATGGATCTGGGAGTATCCCGTTACCGGGTAGAGTTCCTGGAAGAAACACCGGAACAGGTGAAGGAAGTCATCGACCTGTACAATCGTGCACTGCGCGGCGAGATCAGCGGTACGCAGGTATGGAAAACATTGAAAGCAACGAACCAACTGGGCGTTACACGCGGTCAACTGGTGAAATAA